A window of Mesoplasma chauliocola contains these coding sequences:
- the gatB gene encoding Asp-tRNA(Asn)/Glu-tRNA(Gln) amidotransferase subunit GatB, which yields MKNFEIIIGIENHVELKTKTKMFSSAPVSYGKTPNTNVNETDMAYPGSLPTVNKKGVELAIRTCNALNMEIDTLVKFDRKNYFYPDLTKGYQITQQYNPIGKNGKLNINVNGVRKEVDIERLHIEEDTAKQIHKEDLTYIDYNRAGTGLIEIVTRPVLRSADEACAYVEKLREVLLFLKVSDVKMNEGSLRTDVNISIRPFGATEFSNKVEVKNLNSISNIKKAIEFEVERQTKLMLNNEVIIQETRRFDDTTNSTVSMRSKSDALDYKYFREPNIMPIQLDQKWVDECIVNSPELADIKRSKYVEKLKISTTDANIILSSIEMSEFFEQVIKFTNNFTKVANILISDIQSYLNNENITIDKLVLKPKHLAEMINLVDENVISSKHTKTILPIIMKDNSKSVLQIVEELNIKMISDVAQITNLLQPVIEANLELLEQYNERPERVTKTIMGQLMKITGGNVNPEAGMEIIIKLVEQKVK from the coding sequence ATGAAAAATTTTGAAATAATTATTGGAATTGAAAATCATGTTGAATTAAAAACTAAGACCAAAATGTTTTCATCTGCTCCTGTCAGTTATGGAAAAACACCTAATACTAATGTAAATGAAACAGATATGGCATATCCAGGAAGTTTACCAACAGTTAATAAAAAGGGTGTTGAATTAGCAATTAGAACTTGTAATGCTTTAAATATGGAAATTGATACTTTAGTTAAATTTGATCGTAAGAATTATTTTTACCCTGATTTAACAAAAGGTTATCAAATAACACAACAATACAATCCAATAGGTAAAAATGGAAAACTAAATATTAATGTTAATGGCGTAAGAAAAGAAGTTGATATTGAAAGACTCCACATTGAAGAAGATACTGCAAAACAAATTCATAAAGAAGATTTAACATACATTGATTATAATAGAGCTGGAACAGGGTTAATTGAGATTGTAACAAGACCAGTTTTAAGAAGTGCTGATGAGGCATGCGCTTATGTTGAAAAGTTGAGAGAAGTTTTATTATTTTTAAAAGTAAGTGATGTGAAAATGAATGAAGGAAGTTTAAGAACAGATGTTAATATATCAATTAGACCTTTTGGAGCAACCGAATTTTCAAATAAAGTTGAAGTCAAAAACTTAAACTCAATTTCAAACATTAAAAAAGCAATTGAATTTGAAGTTGAACGTCAAACAAAATTAATGTTAAATAATGAAGTAATAATTCAGGAAACTCGTAGATTTGATGACACAACAAATTCAACAGTTTCAATGCGTAGTAAATCTGATGCTTTAGATTATAAATATTTTAGAGAACCAAATATTATGCCAATTCAACTTGATCAAAAATGAGTTGATGAGTGTATAGTAAATTCACCTGAATTAGCAGATATTAAGCGTAGCAAATATGTTGAAAAATTAAAAATATCAACAACTGATGCTAACATTATTCTTTCAAGTATTGAAATGAGTGAATTTTTTGAACAAGTTATTAAATTTACAAATAACTTTACAAAAGTTGCAAATATATTAATAAGTGATATTCAATCTTATTTAAATAATGAAAATATTACAATTGATAAGTTGGTTTTAAAACCAAAGCATTTAGCTGAAATGATTAATTTAGTTGATGAAAATGTTATTTCTTCAAAGCATACAAAAACAATTTTACCTATAATCATGAAAGACAATAGCAAGTCTGTTTTACAAATAGTTGAAGAATTAAATATTAAAATGATTAGTGATGTGGCTCAAATAACTAATTTACTTCAACCAGTCATTGAAGCAAATTTAGAATTATTAGAACAGTATAATGAGAGACCAGAAAGAGTTACAAAAACTATTATGGGTCAGTTAATGAAAATTACTGGTGGAAACGTTAACCCAGAAGCAGGAATGGAAATAATAATTAAACTAGTAGAGCAAAAAGTAAAATAA